In Chaetodon auriga isolate fChaAug3 chromosome 7, fChaAug3.hap1, whole genome shotgun sequence, a genomic segment contains:
- the ypel2b gene encoding protein yippee-like 2 gives MVRMTRSKTFQAYLPSCHRTYSCIHCRAHLANHDELISKSFQGSQGRAYLFNSVVNVGCGPAEERVLLTGLHAVADIYCENCKTTLGWKYEHAFESSQKYKEGKFIIELAHMIKDNGWD, from the exons ATGGTCAGAATGACGCGCTCCAAGACGTTTCAGGCGTACCTGCCGAGCTGCCACCGAACCTACAGCTGCATCCACTGCCGAGCTCACCTGGCCAACCATGATGAGCTCATCTCCAAG TCGTTCCAGGGCAGCCAAGGCAGAGCCTACCTGTTCAACTCAGT GGTGAACGTGGGGTGTggcccagcagaggagagagtgcTGCTCACAGGTCTGCATGCTGTCGCAGATATCTACTGTGAGAACTGCAAGACGACACTGGGCTGGAAATAC GAACATGCCTTTGAGAGCAGTCAGAAGTATAAAGAGGGCAAGTTCATCATCGAGCTGGCCCACATGATCAAGGACAACGGCTGGGACTGA